In one window of Reinekea forsetii DNA:
- the cysM gene encoding cysteine synthase CysM, with amino-acid sequence MSPFPTIEDFIGHTPLVRLQRMNPNPSNTILAKLEGNNPAGSVKDRPAMNMIRQAQLRGQISPGDTLIEATSGNTGIALAMAAAIMGYKMTLIMPANQSEERRASMRAYGASIISVSAQEGMEHARDLAQRMQAQGLGIVLDQFSNPDNPQAHYLSTGPEIWQDSQGQVTHFIASMGTTGTIMGCSRYLKEQNPAVQIIGLQPTDGAQIPGIRRWPEAYLPSIFDAQRVDSIIDMDQSSAEHAMKRLAAEEGIFAGVSSGGSIAGALLLSERVNNAVIVAIVCDRGDRYLSTGVYNS; translated from the coding sequence ATGAGCCCATTTCCCACCATTGAAGACTTTATCGGGCACACCCCGTTGGTGCGGTTGCAAAGAATGAACCCCAATCCGAGCAATACCATTCTCGCCAAGCTAGAAGGCAACAACCCAGCCGGGTCGGTTAAGGATCGGCCGGCCATGAATATGATTCGTCAGGCCCAATTGCGTGGCCAGATCAGTCCGGGCGATACGCTGATCGAAGCGACCAGTGGCAATACCGGTATTGCCTTGGCCATGGCTGCGGCCATCATGGGGTATAAAATGACGCTGATCATGCCGGCCAATCAGTCCGAAGAGCGGCGCGCGAGCATGCGTGCCTACGGCGCCTCGATCATCTCGGTGAGTGCGCAAGAGGGCATGGAACATGCCCGCGACTTGGCCCAACGCATGCAGGCCCAAGGCTTGGGGATCGTGCTAGATCAGTTCAGTAATCCGGACAATCCACAGGCACATTACCTCAGCACCGGGCCGGAAATTTGGCAGGACAGCCAAGGGCAGGTGACGCATTTTATTGCCTCCATGGGTACCACCGGTACCATTATGGGTTGCTCACGCTACCTGAAAGAACAGAATCCAGCGGTGCAAATTATTGGCTTGCAACCGACCGATGGCGCCCAAATCCCGGGCATTCGACGTTGGCCGGAGGCCTACCTGCCGTCCATCTTTGACGCCCAGCGCGTCGATAGTATTATCGATATGGACCAGTCAAGCGCTGAGCACGCCATGAAACGCCTAGCCGCCGAGGAAGGCATCTTCGCCGGGGTCAGTTCCGGGGGGTCGATCGCCGGTGCCTTGCTCTTGTCAGAACGGGTAAATAATGCCGTAATTGTTGCCATAGTGTGCGATCGTGGCGACCGCTATTTATCAACCGGGGTATACAACAGTTGA
- a CDS encoding response regulator, which yields MNAMGLQNRLLYISLIPALFLGLLALGWFTLTDIQHQQQAFMERSEAVANRLADTLSLPVAQTDTPLLDALIRRALNEQDARSIRLYNASTSEWLVSGPNPMGPAYPFAIGDTRATRLHISHASYRFLAPILAPQDIELRTANPQPIAWVESEFDYANTRVGHYQSILLNLTLLLATLFIIAGIAFYLNRAIIRPVHHMIRTVIEIREGNLESRVPTHSKGELRELEVGINAMAETIKDAYNEMQNSVEQATLDLRETLETIEIQNIELDMARRDAQRANQVKTEFLANMSHEIRTPLNGILGFARLLGRSNLTKKQADQVDTIMSSSQVLLTIINDVLDFCKIEAGKLTLDNRSSNLRVAIEEVLAMLNPASAAKNLEVVSLFYNDVPEQLIFDPLRLKQVLTNLISNAIKFTNDGSVVVRTMIEQHQGHKVTVRVSVTDTGIGLTKIQQKTLFQAFSQADSSTAREFGGTGLGLVISKRLVEQMGGDIGLESQKDKGSTFWFNIRADIAPAVQQPPKLTALVGLTVAVVEQREMSRLAFRHQFEGWGAMTFELNTPAELIAHLEQNISPRPNIAVIALAQQPTDDELCRALFKIERDLACPALVIADGSDDDISARLVEQGSQFYLTSPVRNSDLYQTVKQMITPHIDNPNAKTELQLRDLKSTIKVLAVDDNAANLKLIVTLLEDIGVAVDAAAGGEEALNKARVQAYDLIFMDIQMPTMDGLSATRQIRKIELKPQRVPIVALTAHALADEREAMLVAGMDDYLAKPIDEDQLHKTLSKWTGVTLLAPQDQTEPFEQEDQPAVRLEPMLVAEQPVDLVSGLQKANGKLGLAKDMFAMLADSLSNDQAQINLLYRQDNLTALLERIHRLHGATLYCGLPRLQMTLKHAEQLLKQDHRSGLDDALVMLNQEIESVARWVGENDVDRGFERALKVYALRLNASAKTMPTL from the coding sequence ATGAACGCCATGGGTCTGCAGAACCGACTGCTCTACATTTCACTGATTCCTGCCCTATTTCTGGGCCTGCTGGCCCTTGGCTGGTTCACCCTGACCGACATCCAACATCAACAACAGGCTTTTATGGAACGCTCCGAGGCCGTGGCCAACCGCCTCGCCGACACCCTGTCGTTGCCGGTAGCTCAGACCGACACGCCGCTACTCGATGCCTTGATCCGCAGGGCGCTCAATGAGCAGGATGCACGTTCAATTCGGCTCTATAATGCATCGACCTCAGAGTGGCTGGTATCGGGCCCAAATCCCATGGGGCCGGCCTATCCCTTTGCCATCGGCGATACGCGGGCCACCCGCCTGCATATCAGTCACGCCAGCTATCGATTTCTGGCGCCCATCTTAGCGCCGCAGGATATAGAGCTGCGCACGGCGAACCCGCAGCCGATTGCCTGGGTGGAAAGCGAGTTCGACTATGCCAATACCCGGGTCGGCCACTACCAATCCATACTGCTTAATCTGACCCTGCTGCTGGCCACCCTCTTTATCATCGCCGGTATTGCCTTCTATCTGAATCGAGCCATTATTCGGCCGGTGCACCATATGATTCGGACCGTCATTGAGATTCGCGAGGGCAACCTGGAGTCTCGGGTGCCGACCCATTCCAAGGGCGAACTGCGCGAACTGGAGGTGGGTATCAATGCCATGGCTGAAACCATCAAAGATGCCTACAACGAGATGCAAAATAGCGTCGAACAGGCCACCTTGGATCTGCGTGAAACCTTAGAAACCATTGAGATTCAAAACATCGAGTTGGATATGGCCCGACGTGACGCGCAGCGGGCCAACCAGGTCAAGACTGAATTTCTGGCCAATATGAGCCACGAAATCCGCACGCCGCTTAATGGCATCCTCGGCTTTGCGCGTCTCTTGGGTCGCTCGAATCTGACCAAAAAACAAGCGGATCAGGTCGACACCATCATGTCGTCATCGCAGGTCCTGTTAACCATAATCAATGATGTACTGGATTTCTGTAAGATAGAGGCCGGTAAACTGACCCTGGATAATCGCAGCAGCAATCTTCGTGTCGCCATCGAGGAGGTCTTGGCGATGCTCAATCCGGCCTCAGCGGCGAAAAACCTAGAGGTGGTGTCGCTGTTCTATAACGATGTACCCGAACAACTTATCTTTGATCCATTGCGGCTGAAACAGGTGCTCACCAATCTAATCAGCAATGCGATCAAATTTACCAACGACGGCAGCGTGGTGGTGCGCACGATGATCGAACAACATCAGGGCCATAAGGTTACGGTCCGCGTGAGCGTGACAGATACCGGCATTGGCTTGACCAAGATCCAACAGAAGACCCTCTTTCAGGCCTTTTCTCAGGCGGATTCGTCAACGGCCCGAGAATTTGGCGGAACCGGCTTGGGCTTGGTTATTTCCAAGCGCTTGGTTGAGCAGATGGGCGGCGATATCGGCCTGGAAAGCCAGAAAGACAAGGGCTCAACCTTTTGGTTCAATATTCGCGCCGACATCGCGCCGGCGGTGCAGCAACCGCCAAAATTAACGGCATTGGTCGGCCTTACGGTTGCTGTGGTGGAACAACGGGAAATGTCTCGCTTAGCTTTCCGCCATCAGTTCGAAGGCTGGGGTGCCATGACCTTCGAACTCAATACGCCGGCTGAATTGATTGCTCACCTGGAACAGAATATATCACCCAGACCCAATATAGCCGTCATTGCTCTCGCGCAGCAGCCAACAGACGACGAACTCTGTCGTGCGCTCTTCAAGATCGAGCGCGACCTGGCCTGCCCAGCGTTGGTTATTGCCGATGGCAGCGACGACGATATAAGCGCCCGCTTAGTTGAGCAGGGTAGTCAATTTTACCTGACCAGCCCGGTCCGAAACAGCGATCTATATCAAACCGTTAAACAGATGATTACACCGCATATCGATAACCCAAATGCAAAGACTGAGCTGCAATTGCGCGATCTGAAGTCAACTATTAAAGTATTGGCGGTCGATGATAATGCCGCCAACCTCAAACTGATTGTCACCCTCTTAGAAGATATTGGGGTCGCGGTCGATGCCGCCGCCGGTGGCGAAGAAGCACTCAACAAGGCCCGAGTCCAAGCCTATGATCTTATCTTTATGGACATTCAGATGCCAACAATGGACGGTTTAAGCGCGACGCGCCAAATACGCAAAATTGAGCTTAAGCCGCAGCGTGTTCCGATCGTCGCTTTGACCGCACACGCCCTGGCTGACGAACGCGAAGCGATGTTAGTGGCCGGCATGGACGACTATTTAGCCAAACCAATCGATGAAGACCAGTTGCACAAGACCCTATCGAAATGGACTGGTGTCACGCTTCTGGCGCCACAAGATCAGACCGAACCGTTCGAACAAGAGGATCAGCCAGCGGTCCGACTCGAACCGATGTTAGTCGCCGAGCAGCCGGTCGACCTGGTGAGTGGCCTACAAAAGGCCAATGGCAAACTCGGCTTGGCCAAAGATATGTTTGCCATGCTAGCGGATTCGTTGAGTAACGATCAGGCGCAGATCAACCTGCTCTATCGTCAGGATAATCTAACAGCGCTGCTGGAAAGGATTCATCGATTGCATGGGGCCACTCTCTATTGCGGTCTTCCCAGGTTGCAAATGACGCTTAAGCATGCCGAACAGCTGCTCAAACAGGATCACCGTTCTGGGCTTGATGATGCCTTGGTGATGTTAAATCAGGAGATCGAGAGTGTAGCGCGTTGGGTGGGTGAAAACGATGTCGATCGAGGCTTTGAGCGGGCGCTTAAGGTCTATGCCCTTCGGCTCAACGCCTCGGCTAAAACAATGCCAACGCTCTAG
- the acpS gene encoding holo-ACP synthase, translating into MKGIGTDIVQISRIKTVYDRQGERFVARILSSAEQQIFHQRHQAISFLANRFAGKEALAKALGTGIGQGVRFVDLEILPNTFGQPEVTLRGVALERLTALGATQAKISLSDEQDYAVAFAVLL; encoded by the coding sequence ATGAAAGGCATTGGCACCGATATAGTCCAGATTTCACGTATCAAGACGGTCTATGACCGACAGGGTGAGCGTTTTGTCGCGCGGATCCTGTCGTCGGCTGAGCAGCAAATTTTTCATCAACGGCACCAAGCGATCAGTTTTTTGGCCAATCGCTTTGCTGGCAAAGAAGCCCTCGCCAAAGCCTTGGGTACCGGAATCGGGCAGGGCGTGCGCTTTGTCGATTTGGAAATACTGCCCAATACATTCGGTCAGCCGGAGGTGACGCTCAGGGGAGTGGCACTTGAGCGGCTAACCGCCTTGGGCGCGACGCAGGCTAAAATCAGTCTCAGCGACGAACAAGACTATGCCGTGGCCTTTGCCGTGCTCCTCTAG
- the recO gene encoding DNA repair protein RecO: MAFARVVRTEALLIHAWPYRETDFLVELMTEKCGRIRCHMRNSRPEAFRPFEIKVTQAKGYFSASDFRYTQSLLIRHNEARLIGLYVNELVYRLVPTALVDESLYGSYLATLAHLEVRIRVQAALRFFEQRVLQLIGHALDYRADRNSQAIVEQQRYNFMANSGFNPSADGRYTGAQLLSVARADYDIAGALTLARECQQQQIEAILQPQALFSRKWSIATSAPHRESSK; this comes from the coding sequence ATGGCGTTCGCACGTGTTGTCCGCACCGAGGCGCTATTGATCCACGCCTGGCCCTATCGGGAAACGGATTTTCTGGTCGAATTGATGACCGAAAAATGCGGCCGGATCCGCTGCCATATGCGCAACAGCCGCCCGGAGGCATTCCGCCCGTTTGAGATTAAAGTAACCCAAGCCAAGGGTTACTTTTCGGCAAGCGACTTCCGCTACACCCAGTCGCTGTTGATTCGCCATAACGAAGCACGGCTGATCGGGCTCTATGTTAATGAACTGGTCTACCGCCTCGTCCCTACTGCGCTGGTGGATGAATCCCTATACGGCAGTTACCTGGCCACCCTGGCGCATCTTGAAGTGCGCATTCGGGTCCAGGCAGCCTTGCGGTTTTTTGAACAGCGGGTCCTGCAGTTGATTGGGCATGCGCTTGACTATCGCGCCGACCGAAACTCTCAGGCCATTGTCGAACAGCAGCGCTATAATTTCATGGCCAATAGCGGCTTTAATCCAAGTGCCGATGGGCGTTACACCGGGGCCCAATTGCTCAGTGTGGCACGCGCCGATTATGATATAGCTGGTGCGCTGACCCTCGCTCGGGAATGTCAGCAGCAGCAGATCGAGGCGATCCTTCAGCCCCAAGCCCTATTTAGCCGCAAGTGGTCTATTGCCACATCGGCACCGCATCGAGAATCGTCCAAATGA
- the era gene encoding GTPase Era → MTEQFTLDTQCGFVAIVGRPNVGKSTLMNHLLGQKISITSRKPQTTRHQITGIWTEEQTQIVFVDTPGMHRGQEKAINRVMNKAADSALNDVDAVLMVVDRTVWSDEDQWVLDKLDGIKAPVILIINKVDHLENKQSLLPHLEQVNKKYPFADVIPVSALQGHNLDTLIKVLSAKIPAGLFHFPEDQVTDRSQRFMAAEIIREKIMRQLGAELPYSTAVEIEQFEFEDRILHIHGLILVERSGQKRIVIGDKGERIKKVGQEARVDMENLFETKVMLNLWVKVKGGWADDERALKSLGYYDQ, encoded by the coding sequence ATGACCGAACAGTTTACCCTGGATACCCAATGTGGCTTTGTCGCCATCGTTGGACGACCGAATGTTGGCAAATCGACGCTGATGAACCATCTCTTAGGTCAGAAGATTTCCATTACCTCGCGCAAGCCCCAAACCACTCGTCATCAGATTACCGGCATCTGGACCGAAGAGCAGACCCAAATCGTCTTCGTTGACACCCCGGGCATGCATCGTGGCCAGGAAAAGGCCATTAATCGGGTGATGAACAAGGCGGCGGACTCAGCCCTGAATGATGTCGATGCTGTCTTGATGGTGGTTGACCGCACCGTCTGGTCCGATGAAGATCAATGGGTGCTCGATAAGCTGGATGGCATCAAGGCACCGGTTATCTTGATTATCAACAAGGTGGATCATCTGGAAAACAAGCAGTCCTTGTTGCCGCATCTTGAGCAGGTCAATAAAAAATACCCCTTCGCCGATGTGATACCGGTGTCGGCGCTGCAGGGCCACAACCTCGATACCCTGATCAAAGTCTTGAGTGCAAAAATACCGGCGGGTCTGTTTCATTTTCCCGAAGATCAGGTTACCGATCGCAGCCAGCGCTTTATGGCCGCCGAAATCATCCGTGAGAAAATCATGCGCCAGTTGGGTGCCGAGCTGCCCTATTCGACGGCCGTTGAAATTGAACAGTTTGAGTTTGAAGACCGGATTCTGCATATCCACGGTTTGATTTTGGTTGAGCGCTCAGGACAAAAGCGCATCGTGATCGGTGACAAGGGCGAGCGAATTAAAAAAGTCGGCCAAGAAGCCCGTGTCGATATGGAAAACTTGTTCGAAACCAAGGTGATGCTCAACCTGTGGGTGAAGGTAAAGGGCGGCTGGGCCGACGACGAACGAGCGCTGAAAAGTCTCGGTTACTACGACCAGTAA
- the rnc gene encoding ribonuclease III — translation MLTHYPRLFKSIQYTFQDQELLEQALSHRSFSRKNYERMEFLGDAILNCTIAQALFERFPNAKEGQMSRLRAQLVKGETLAELGREFNLGDFLKLGSGELKSGGFRRDSILADGVEAIIGAISLDADLAQAQRVLLSWYEDRLSRLDLSENIKDSKTKLQEYLQARRMPLPDYQVTAIAGEAHQQEFTVHCAVETMAEPFVGVGNSRRIAEQEAAQAALKALGEDQ, via the coding sequence TTGTTAACCCACTATCCACGCCTCTTTAAGTCGATTCAATACACCTTTCAAGATCAAGAGCTGCTCGAGCAGGCCCTGTCGCATCGAAGTTTTTCCCGCAAGAACTATGAACGGATGGAATTTCTCGGTGATGCAATCTTGAACTGCACCATAGCCCAAGCCCTATTCGAGCGTTTCCCTAATGCCAAAGAAGGTCAGATGTCGCGTCTGCGGGCCCAATTGGTCAAGGGTGAAACGCTGGCCGAGTTGGGCCGAGAGTTTAATTTGGGTGATTTCCTCAAGTTAGGCAGCGGTGAGCTTAAAAGCGGCGGTTTCCGGCGCGACAGCATTCTCGCCGACGGCGTCGAAGCGATCATCGGTGCCATCAGTCTGGACGCCGATTTGGCTCAGGCGCAGCGGGTGCTGTTAAGCTGGTACGAGGATCGCCTGTCCCGCCTAGATCTAAGCGAAAACATTAAAGATTCCAAAACGAAATTGCAGGAGTACCTGCAAGCACGTCGAATGCCACTGCCTGATTACCAGGTCACGGCCATTGCCGGTGAGGCCCATCAACAAGAGTTTACGGTTCATTGCGCGGTTGAAACGATGGCGGAACCCTTTGTTGGGGTGGGTAATAGTCGGCGCATCGCCGAACAAGAAGCGGCTCAGGCCGCGTTAAAAGCATTAGGCGAGGACCAATAA
- a CDS encoding DUF4845 domain-containing protein: protein MKSLHRQRGMSLWGVVFLTALVLFTGLLLVKMSGVYYDHQTLNKTIRNALAGQTATGFSESEFFDRVAKNMQINGIRIDLKKELTYDKRQSPPVVVLNYEKREHLFLNVDVVMSFHQEYEL from the coding sequence ATGAAGAGTTTGCACCGACAGCGCGGTATGTCACTGTGGGGCGTTGTGTTCCTAACTGCGTTGGTGCTGTTCACCGGCTTGCTGCTCGTCAAGATGTCCGGAGTTTATTATGATCATCAGACCCTGAATAAGACGATCCGGAACGCGTTGGCAGGCCAAACTGCCACCGGTTTTTCCGAGTCTGAATTCTTCGATCGGGTGGCCAAAAACATGCAAATCAATGGTATTCGCATTGATTTAAAAAAAGAACTCACCTACGACAAACGCCAAAGTCCGCCTGTTGTGGTGCTCAACTATGAAAAACGCGAACATCTGTTTTTGAATGTTGATGTGGTTATGTCTTTCCATCAAGAATATGAGTTGTAG
- the lepB gene encoding signal peptidase I — MSLYGLSALVLLLGTVLTALVFLSYRKRLAELTVESDVTEMSLQQMFTSTPLERGLGYALVALIGYLIWQTITQGFDFALLMIGATGFTGFVYLLDYRLTRKTRLAILERASVQIPEFEETVDTATLEPGLIENSRAFFPILVFVFVLRSFLLEPFQIPSGSMKPTLEISDFILVNRFVYGIRMPISNKVIIPIGTPRQGDVIVFKPPHEPDKNFIKRVIGVPGDLIQYDYSRKILRVNGEVVPKDLIEKRTDEAGRYNLYSENLFGREHQIYNNQSRAIRRPDEWLPINGVTVPEGKYFVMGDNRDNSQDARYWEGTRRLQTGDFSNNGNNAWGFVDEDSILGQAFVIWMHWQGFYPSFARTGFIQ, encoded by the coding sequence ATGAGTTTGTATGGCTTATCCGCCCTAGTCTTACTGTTAGGTACTGTATTGACGGCTTTAGTGTTTCTCAGCTATCGAAAACGCTTGGCTGAGCTCACGGTCGAGTCTGACGTCACCGAAATGTCGCTGCAGCAGATGTTCACGTCTACGCCACTTGAGCGCGGTTTGGGCTATGCCCTGGTGGCTCTGATCGGTTATCTGATCTGGCAGACCATCACCCAAGGCTTTGATTTTGCCTTGCTGATGATTGGTGCGACCGGCTTTACCGGCTTCGTCTATCTCCTTGATTACCGCCTTACCCGCAAGACCCGTCTGGCCATCCTAGAGCGGGCGAGCGTGCAGATTCCCGAGTTTGAGGAGACCGTTGACACGGCCACATTGGAACCGGGTTTGATTGAAAATAGCCGGGCCTTTTTCCCCATCCTGGTCTTCGTGTTTGTCTTGCGCAGTTTTCTGCTCGAGCCCTTTCAAATTCCGTCTGGGTCTATGAAGCCAACTCTTGAAATCAGTGACTTTATTCTGGTCAATCGCTTTGTCTATGGCATCCGCATGCCGATTTCCAATAAGGTGATCATCCCAATCGGGACGCCCCGGCAAGGCGATGTGATCGTCTTTAAACCACCCCATGAGCCGGATAAGAATTTTATCAAGCGGGTGATCGGTGTGCCGGGTGACCTGATTCAGTACGATTATTCTCGCAAGATCCTGCGCGTCAATGGCGAGGTGGTGCCTAAAGACCTGATTGAAAAACGCACCGATGAGGCCGGTCGATATAACCTCTACAGTGAAAATCTGTTCGGTCGTGAGCACCAGATCTACAACAATCAGTCTCGAGCGATACGCCGTCCCGATGAATGGTTGCCGATCAATGGTGTTACGGTGCCTGAAGGTAAGTACTTTGTGATGGGCGACAACCGCGACAACAGTCAGGATGCCCGTTATTGGGAAGGCACTCGACGGCTGCAAACCGGCGATTTTAGCAACAATGGCAACAATGCCTGGGGTTTTGTTGACGAAGATTCCATTCTGGGCCAAGCTTTCGTTATCTGGATGCATTGGCAGGGGTTCTACCCCAGCTTTGCCCGCACGGGCTTTATCCAATAA
- the lepA gene encoding translation elongation factor 4 — MSSDLSHIRNFSIIAHIDHGKSTLADRFIQHCGGLADRDMAAQVLDTMDIERERGITIKAQSVTLNYPAKDGKVYQLNFIDTPGHVDFSYEVSRSLAACEGALLVVDAAQGVEAQSVANCYTAIEQGLEVVAVLNKMDLPQAEPDRVANEIEEIIGIEAHDAVRLSAKSGIGIQDALEEIVRRVPPPVGDLTEDLQALIIDSWFDNYLGIVSLVRVKNGVLKKGEKILIKSSGRTHVVDRLGIFTPKMTDTKELKAGEVGFICASIKEIKGAPVGDTITAHNTPDVAQLPGFKKVKPQVYAGLFPVTSDDFEAFRDALNKLQLNDASLFFEPESSDALGFGFRCGFLGMLHMEIVQERLEREYNLDLITTAPTVVYEILKTDGTVVMVDNPSKLPAANNIQEFREPIVLANILVPKEHVGNVITLCIEKRGIQREMQYIGGQVSLSYYLPMAEVVLDFFDRLKSVSRGFASLDFSFDHFEDSRLTRLDVLVNGERVDALAIIMHSDTIQRRGRSLCDKMKELIPRQMFDVAIQAAVGSNVVARTTVKALRKNVIAKCYGGDISRKKKLLQKQKDGKKRMKQVGSVSIPQEAFLAVLKIDS, encoded by the coding sequence GTGAGCAGCGATTTATCCCATATCCGCAATTTTTCAATCATTGCCCATATCGACCATGGTAAATCGACCCTGGCTGACCGTTTTATCCAACATTGCGGTGGCCTAGCCGACCGCGATATGGCGGCCCAGGTGCTCGATACCATGGATATCGAACGCGAACGGGGCATCACCATCAAGGCCCAGAGTGTCACCCTGAATTACCCAGCCAAAGACGGTAAGGTGTACCAGCTGAACTTTATCGATACGCCTGGCCATGTCGATTTTTCATACGAAGTGTCGCGCTCCTTGGCCGCCTGTGAAGGTGCCCTCTTAGTGGTCGATGCCGCCCAGGGCGTTGAAGCCCAGTCGGTCGCCAACTGCTACACTGCGATCGAACAGGGTTTGGAAGTGGTTGCGGTATTGAATAAGATGGATCTGCCGCAGGCCGAGCCGGATCGAGTCGCCAATGAAATTGAAGAAATTATCGGCATTGAGGCCCACGACGCGGTGCGTTTGTCGGCCAAGAGCGGTATTGGCATCCAAGACGCCTTGGAAGAAATTGTGCGTCGGGTTCCGCCGCCGGTAGGCGATCTTACAGAAGACCTGCAAGCCTTGATTATCGATTCTTGGTTCGATAATTATCTCGGTATTGTCTCCTTGGTGCGGGTCAAAAATGGCGTGCTCAAGAAGGGCGAGAAAATATTAATCAAGAGTTCCGGACGCACCCACGTAGTGGATCGTCTGGGTATCTTTACCCCCAAGATGACCGATACTAAGGAGTTGAAAGCCGGCGAAGTCGGTTTCATCTGCGCCTCCATCAAAGAAATTAAGGGCGCCCCCGTCGGGGATACCATTACCGCACATAATACCCCCGATGTGGCTCAATTGCCCGGTTTCAAGAAGGTTAAGCCGCAGGTCTATGCGGGCTTGTTTCCGGTCACCTCAGACGACTTTGAAGCATTTCGAGATGCCTTAAATAAGTTGCAGCTCAACGATGCTTCGCTCTTTTTTGAACCAGAAAGTTCCGATGCCTTGGGCTTTGGGTTTCGCTGTGGTTTCCTTGGCATGTTGCATATGGAAATTGTCCAGGAGCGCCTCGAGCGGGAATACAATCTCGATCTAATTACCACCGCTCCGACCGTGGTATACGAGATTCTCAAGACCGATGGTACCGTGGTGATGGTAGACAATCCGTCTAAGTTACCGGCAGCTAATAATATTCAAGAATTTCGTGAACCCATCGTGTTGGCCAACATACTGGTTCCTAAAGAGCACGTTGGTAACGTGATCACCCTGTGCATCGAAAAGCGCGGTATACAACGTGAGATGCAATATATCGGTGGCCAGGTGTCGCTCAGCTATTATTTGCCCATGGCCGAAGTGGTTCTGGATTTCTTTGACCGATTAAAATCAGTCAGTCGGGGCTTTGCTTCGCTCGACTTTAGCTTTGATCACTTCGAAGACTCGCGTCTGACGCGCCTGGACGTGTTGGTCAATGGTGAGCGCGTCGATGCGTTGGCGATCATCATGCACAGCGACACGATCCAGCGCCGCGGTCGCAGCTTGTGCGACAAGATGAAGGAACTAATTCCCCGTCAGATGTTCGATGTGGCCATTCAAGCCGCGGTCGGCAGTAATGTGGTCGCTCGAACCACGGTTAAGGCGCTGCGCAAAAACGTTATTGCCAAATGTTACGGCGGTGATATATCGCGCAAGAAGAAACTGCTGCAAAAGCAAAAAGACGGTAAGAAACGCATGAAACAGGTCGGCTCGGTATCCATTCCTCAGGAAGCCTTCCTAGCCGTGTTGAAGATTGATAGCTAG